TGCCCGGCTGATATTGGCAACGCTCTTTATTTCCTTTTCCATCCAGAGATGGCGGGGATAATCCAACTGCAACAGGCTGTTCTTGTCGATCTCTTCTTTGCGGATGGCATTGATCACCAATCTGCCGCCGGGCTGCAGTTTCCTGAGCGATTCGATGACGGGCTTCCACACCGGCGTAGTGTCGATGATGCAATCGAGTTGCTGCGGCGGGTCTTCGGCAATATCGTCAGCCCACGCTGCCCCCAACTCTCGTGCAAATCGCCTTTCCTTTTCGGATCTGGCGAAGACGAAGACGGGCGACCTTGGAAAACGGTGTCTGGCCATCTGCAAGACGAGATGAGCTGAAGCCCCGAATCCGGTCAACCCCAGTATCTGTCCATCCTTAAGGCCGGTGAGTTTCAATGATCGATAGCCTATGGCTCCGGCGCATAACAGGGGCGCCGCTTCCGAATCGGAAAAGACGGCGGGGATAGCGTGAAGGTAGCTTTCCGGCGCGATCATGTATTGGGCATATCCCCCATTTGTGTCTCGGCCGGTTGCCCTGAATTCAGGGCAAAGGTTTTCGTTTCCTTCCTGGCAGAACTTGCACTTGCCGCAGGCCGAATATATCCAGCCGATGCCAACCCTATCGCCGGGTTTGAAGGAACCGGCGCTGTTCGGGTTCTTTTCCACCCGGCCGATCACCTGATGTCCCAGTATCATCGGGAGCTTCGGCGGGGGTGTTCTTCCTTCGATTTCATCCAGCTCAGTATGGCAGACTCCGCATGACGAGACTCGCAACAGAAGCTCTCCCGCTTTTGGAACCGGAATCGGCACTTCGGTGAGTTCAAGCCGGTCTTCATTCTCCTTGAGGCTTCCGAGTCTTTTCAATAGCATCGCTTTCATGGTTTTCTTATCCTGCACTGGATTATGCCGTTTTGCAGGCGTCTTCTGGTGAGAGACAACGGACTGGGCTTTGCCATGCCGGTGTAACTGACCACCTCACCAAGATAAGGCAAGTTCATGGAAAGGGGAATACCTGCTGATATTTTACACCAAGCAAAGCCGCTGTGGAGCCATAATCCAGGAGGGTTCCGGAGTTCCCATTGATTTGAGAGAGATATCGGCGTCCGGCGAGAAAACCGGTGAATCCTTTTTGCAAAATTGGCTTCAGCTATTCTTCCAAAAAGGGCCCTCTTCCGTATGTCCGTACCTTCAAAAATGCCTTGACAATGCATAGCGACACGTGTATAATCCGAACAAAATCGCACGAAGGAGGTAGATATGGTAAAGGAAAAAGGAATGTGGCAAAAATTCATCTTTGTCTTCATGGCCCTGATACTGGTAGCCAGTATGGTGGTAATGGTGGCCTGTGATGATGACGAGGATGAGACGACTCCCCCCGCGAAGACAACTGCGGCACCACCACCGCCTACGACACCTGTGGCACCACCACCGCCTACGACACCTGTGGCACCACCACCGCCTACGACACCTGTGGCACCACCGCCTACGACACCTGCAGAGCTTTCCATCGAATCGTCCATTGGGGATTTGTTGGACAATCCGGATACTGAGGCCTTGTTGAGGCAATGTATTGGAGATGAGATAATTGACAATCCGCAGCTGTCGGCGGCCTTTGGGATGGACCTGCCGACCGTGGCTCCGATGAGCGGCGGAAAGATAACCGATGCCATGGTGCAATGCGTGAAAGACGGTTTGACGGCGATGGCTTCCGGTGGAGCCCCTGCGGCGACAACCCCAGCAGCAGGCGGTACGGGACTCGATGTTGATTCAACATTAGGGGCCCTGCTGGACAATGCGCAGACCAAAGCTGTATTGGATAAGTATATTGGCGACATACTGACGCAGTATGCTCCGCTGCTGGATGGTCAGAAGGCTAACGTCTTTTCCAAACTGCTTCCGAACTTGAAGGCCTTGGGAGTCACTGACGCCACGATTCAGAGCATGACTGCTGATTTGGCGGCCATTAAGTAATTCTGATCTAAGCAAGTTCAAAAGCGAACAGTAGATAGAAAAAGAAGCTCCGTCCTCAAGACGGAGCTTCTTTTTTGTTGCCAACCACGCAGCCTTTCAATCGGCTGTCAGTTTTCGTCTAGAACACCAGGAACTCTTTTTGCTCACCGAACACATTGCGCAACACGCCGCAGATTTCTCCGAGGGATGCATAAGCCTCAACACATTCGATAAACACCGGCATGGTGTTCTCGGTGCCTTTGGCCACTTGCTCTAGTTTTGCCAGAGACTGGGCCACTTTCTGGTTATCTCTCTCGCTTTTTACCTTAGCCAGACGCTTTTTCTGCTTTGCGGCTTCAGTAGCGTCAACCCGGATGATGTTCTCGATCTTTGGGGACGCGGAAACAAACTTGTTGAGGCCTACCACGATCTTCTCGCCGGTCTCGATATCTTTCTGGGCGCGGTAGGAACTCTCTTGAATCTCCCGCTGCTGATACCCCTTTTCGATGGCTGCCAGAGCCCCGCCAAGCTCATCGATCTTGTCCAGATACTGTTTGGCTTTCTCCTCCAGCGCAGTGGTCAGCGATTCAACCACATACGAACCGCCCAACGGGTCGACGGTATCGCCTATACAACCTTCATAGGCTGCAATCTGTTGCGTGCGCAGTGCAATGGTGACCGCATCCGCACTGGGGGTGGCATATGCCTCATCCCAAGAGTTGGTGTGGAGGGATTGAGTGCTGCCCAGCGCGGCCGCCATTGCCTGAATGGTCACTCGGACGATGTTGTTGATCGGCTGTTGAGCCGTTAGCGTATGGCCGCAAGTCTGAGTATGGAACCGCAGCATCATGGACTTTGGATTTTTGGCTTTGAATCGATCCTTCATGATCCTGGCCCACAGGCGGCGCGCCGCCCGGTATTTGGCCACTTCTTCCAGGAGGTTGGTGTTGGCTGCAAAGAAGAAGGAAAGTCTTCCGGCAAAATCATCGACATCCAATCCCGAGTCAATGGCCGCCTGCACGTAGGAAATGCCGTCTGCCAGGGTGAAGGCAATCTCCTGAGCGGCAGTTGAGCCTGCCTCTCGAATGTGATAGCCACTGATGCTGATGGTGTTCCATTTGGGAACATTATCGCGGCAGTACTGGAAGATATCGGTAATGAGTCTCATGGAAGGTTCGGGCGGGAAAATGTGAGTGCCGCGAGCTATATATTCCTTGAGAACATCATTTTGAATGGTTCCATCGAGTTTGGCTAAATCGACCCCCTGCTTTTTGGCGAGGGCGATATACATTGCCAGCAGGACAGGCGCGGTGGAGTTTATCGTCATCGAGGTGCTGACCTTGCCCAGCGGTATATCCTTGAAGAGGGTTTCGATGTCTGCCAGGGTATCAATGGGCACGCCTACCTTCCCGACTTCGCCTTCGGACATCGGGGCATCGGAATCATAGCCAATCTGGGTAGGAAGGTCGAAGGCAACGCTCAGACCGGTTTGTCCTTGCTCCAGAAGATAGCGATAGCGCTTGTTGGATTCCTCCGCCGAGGCAAAACCGGCATATTGCCGCATGGTCCACATTCGGCCCCGGTACATTGTCGGTTGCACACCGCGGGTGAACGGAAACTCGCCGGGATATCCCAAATCCCGGTTATAGTCGAATCCGCTCATATCATCCGGAGCATAAACATCGTCCAGCACTATGCCAGAAGTGGTTTTAAACTGTTCCTTCCATCCCTTGGATTTTTTCAAAGCCGGGTTGAGTGTTTTTTCGCGCCATTCCTTTTTATTGGTACTCATATTCACTAAATCCCCCTGTTCAAGATTGGCCATTCAAAGTTTATTCGATTTCATAGCAGGTGTCAAACACTATTGTAGCAGGCCTCAGCCCAAAAGGGCGCTGTTGCCACTGAATGGGTAACAGCGCCCTTTTTATCGAATCCTCTTATATAAGGTATATACGCTAAGCCTTGCCGGTTACTGACGATACGGACTTGGAATCGGGTATGCCGGTAGCGATAATGGTAAACCTGACTTTGTTTTGCATTTCCGGTTTCAAGCTCATGCCGAAGAAGATCGTCGCATCCTTGCTTACGGATTGAGCAATCCGTTTGCCTGCCGCATTCACCTCATTTAAAGTGAGTTTGGGGCCTGACTTGATGGTGAAGAGGATGCCCTTGGCGCCGGCAACGGAAAGATCAAGCATCGGGTTCCTGATGGCATTCTCGGCAGCCGCCAGGGCGGCATCTTTCCCGGCAGCCTCGCCGATTGTCATCAGTGCGTTGCCCGGCAACTCTAAGACAACCTTCACATCAGCAAGGTCAACATTGATCTCCCCCGGCTGATTGACGATCTCATTGACCACCAATATGCCTTCGGTCAAGCAACTATCGGCAATCTTGAAGGCTTCTTGCATGGTGGCATTGCTCGGAACCAGTTTGGTCATCATGTCATTGTTGATGAGGATCACGTTGTCTACATGATCGCGCAATTTAGAAAGGCCGCTGAGGGCAGTTTTCATTCTCTTGTGGCCTTCCCAGGAGAAGGGCAAAGTTACCATCGCAATGGTGAGAGCCCCCACTTTCTTGGCCATCTCAGCCACCACCGGGGCGGCGCCGGTGCCTGTGCCTCCGCCCAAGCCGGTAGTGATAAACACAATGTCGCTGCCCGATAACACCTGCTTGAGTGCGGCACGGTTAGACTCAGCTGCCTGCGCTCCAACTTCTGGTCGGCCCCCGGCGCCAAATCCCTTGGTCAGGAGTTCACCGATGGGGATGACGATGAGATTGTCTCCCTGAAGATTTTGAAGTGCCTTTGCGTCGGTGTTGACGCAAACAAAATTAATGCCGATGGGATGTTCTTCCATAAGGCGGGATACCGTGTTACAACCACCACCGCCTACCCCCACCACGGTCATATTTGCTACGCCAAATTTACCCTTAACAAACCCGGCTGGTTTTTTTGGTTTGGAGGGTTTCTTCTTCTTGGCTTTTGGCGCTGCAGCTTTCACTTCATCTTCTGCCATCTATTCCTCCTCTATCGGCTTTGCCGAGGTTGCGCTTTCGTCTGCTTCTCGGTGTGAATGGAGGGCGAGGATTTGGCGACATGACGAATTTGCGCGGACTTTATATTGTTCCAATCTTATCATCCCAAATTGTGAGGGTCAATCTTTTCCCGGAACCTGTGGCGGCCAGATTCAGGCGCTCACCTCTTGCACATTCTTCATGAGGGGCTCCGGCAGTGGGCAATCAGGCCATCAGTCCCAAGGGGAAAGGCTTTCCATAGCCGGTCATTGACAGGTCTATGCGAGGGACGCTAATATTATGCTGGTTTGCTATTAATAAGGAGAGAAATGTCTCTAGAAAAGATCGACCCCGAAATCGCCAGTATCATCAAAAAAGAAGAAAACCGCCAGTGCAACAACATCAATCTCATTGCCTCTGAGAACTACACCAGCAAAGCCGTTCTTCAGGCTCAGGCATCCGTCCTCACCAACAAATATGCCGAGGGCTATCCCGGCAAGCGGTACTATGGCGGCTGTCAGTTTGTGGATCAGGCGGAGGCTCTTGCTATCAAGCGCGCCAAGGAACTTTTCAAGAGCGAATATGTCAATGTTCAACCTTACAGCGGCGCCATAGCCAATATGGCTGCCTATATGACGCTGATCAATTACGGCGATACCATCATGGGCATGGAGTTGGCTCACGGAGGGCACCTTACCCACGGCAGTCCGGTCAGCTTTTCCGGCAGGTTCTTCAAGGTGGTTTCGTACGGTATTGATAAGGAAACCGGCCGGATAAACTACGATGAAGTGGAAAAATCCGCTTTGAAGAATATGCCCAAGCTAATCGTGGTCGGATCGAGTTCGTATCCCCGAATCCTGGACTATGAACGCTTTCGCCGGATTGCTGATAAAGTCAATGCTAAGCTCTTTGTGGATATGGCGCATGAAGCGGGCATGATCGCTGCCGGAGTCCACCCCACTCCCGTACCTTATGCTGATATCGTCACTTTCACCACCCACAAGAGCTTGAGAGGGCCGCGCGGAGGGTTAATCTTATGCCGTGAGCAGTATGGTGCTATGGCGGATAAATGGGTTTTCCCCGGCCTTCAGGGCGGACCGTTCATGCATATCATTGCCGCTAAGGCTGTTTGTTTCCTGGAAGCGAGCACGCCGGAGTTCGTTGCTTACCAGAAATCCGTTATGGAGAACGCCAAGGTTCTGGCGGATGAACTAATGGCGCAGGGGTTAAAGCTGGTCACTGGCGGCACGGATAACCATCGAGTCTTGGTCGATCTCACTTCGACCACGGTGACAGGCAAAATGGCTGAGGCGGCTTTAGGGGAAGTCAATATTGTTGTCAACAAGAATGCGATTCCGTTTGATCCCAAGCCTCCGTTTACCACCAGCGGGATCAGGTTGGGCACCCCGGCGGTGACCTCCCGAGGGTTTGGCCTGAATGAAATGAGAAAGATCGCTCAGTTCATCGCCAAGGTGATCTCCAACATCGGCGATGAAAAGGTCTATCGGCAGGTGCGCCAGGAGGTCGATGAGATCAATCGGCGGTTCCCAACGCCCGGAATTACGGCGTAAATCGTTCCGGTAAAGAGCGACAAAAAAAGTCTCCCACATCTCGATGCGGGAGACTTTTTTTATAAGAAGCATCTGATCAGGTGGTGCGGGATAAATTGGGTGTTGGGGAGCGCCGATTCAGATATTCCTTAAGATTCCAGATCGAAGGCCGTGTGGAGGGCGCTTGCCGCTTGGGCAACTTTGCCTGCATCGATGATGCAGGTGATCTTAATCTCCGATGTCGATATCATCTGAATGTTGATCCCTTCATCGGCCAGGGCTTTGAACATTCGGGCGGCATATCCGGGGGTTGTCTGCATCCCGGATCCGACCACGCTGATCTTGCCTACGTTCGTATCGCTGACGCAATCCAAGGCGTTAATGGATTCCGCTACCGGTTTGACCACTTTCATGGCTTTGTTTAAATCGACTTGGCCGACGGTGAAGGTCAGATCGGTGGTGCCCTTGATGGAAACGTTCTGAACGATCGTATCCACACTGATTCCTTGATCGGCTAACGCCTGAAAAATGGCGCCGGCCACCCCCGGTTCATCCGGCACTCCCACCACGGTCACCTTGGCCACATTGATATCGTGAGCGATACCGCTAACTTTATTTCGCACTTCCATCGGAATGCCCCCATGAATCAGAGTGCCTGGGTTATCATTGAGAGAGGATGCCACCAGGATGGGCATCCCATAGATCCAGCCGAGCTCTACTGCCCTGCTGTGCATCACTTTAGCTCCTACCGAAGCCATTTCCAGCATTTCCTCATATCCGATCTCTTCCAGCTTTCGAGCGTTCGGTACGATTCTCGGATCGGCGGTGTAGACGCCATCGACGTCAGTGTAAATATTGCATTGTTTAGCTTTCAGGCTGATGGCCAGAGCCACTGCCGTGGTATCCGATCCTCCCCGTCCCAGTGTGGTGATATCGAGATCCTGATTGATCCCCTGAAAACCGGCCACCACCACGATGTTGCCGTTTTTGATCTCCCTCTTCATCCGGGCGGGAGTGACTCCCGTAATCCGGGCTCTGCTGTGAGAGGAATCCGTCCGAACACCCGCCTGAGGGCCTGTTAGGCTGATGGCATTATGTCCCATCGCTTTGATCGCCAGCGCCATCAATGAACAGGAGACCATTTCTCCGGTGGCCAGCAGCCGGTCAAGTTCTCGCTCATCCGGCTGATCGCTGAGTTGTTTGGCCAGGGCAATGAGGTTATCCGTTGTCTTTCCCATCGCGGAGACCACCACCACCACATCATTTCCCGCCTCCTTGACGCGGATGATCCTCCGGGCAACGTTCTTGATCTTCTCGGCATCGGCGACCGAGCTTCCGCCGTATTTCTGGACTATGATCGACATCTTGCTATCCTGGGGCGAGTTTTAGAGTTGCTCCTAATGGCATCCATTTGCCCTAGCCAAGTATAGCACCCACATATTTGGGGTTCAATCATTTTTGCTGATATCCCTGAGGCTGATACATAACAACCGGACGATTGCATCGAGAAGCCCTCTTTACATTTTATACCCAATGATACCAAAACTTTACCGTTCGCTAACTTTCCGTCAACCGAAGTTTTGACCTTTGCCTGTTAGTGTGAATCTAGACGGACTTGCGCTTTTGTAAATCGGTGGGTTTTCCTGAAGAGAATTCGGGAGGACGCAAAAAGGGGGGATGAAAAATGGTGAACACTGCAGTTACTTTTGGCGTCATCGCGATAGTCGTCGCTTTCTTATTCAGTCTGCTGGCGGCATTTCCCCTGAGCAGCGGTGCCCTCGACATGGCCAATCCTACGGGCGATGGTGAAAGCACCCCTCAGGGAATCGATGGTGTGGAAGGCGTGGGCGACATGCTGCTATTCAGCTACAACGATATCATCACGGATATTGCCTCGTTCCAGGATAATCCCGACCTTGCCCGAGCCGAGGCCCGAAAGAATGCTTTCATTGGTCTTGCCCAGAATCTCGGCGGGCAATACAAAGACTTCTCCCAGACGCTTCGCGGCGATATGGACGAACTGATAGCTGAGGCTGATAGCGAGAGCGACTCATGAAGCCCATCTCAACGGCGCGTATCTGGCGGTTTGGTTTTTGAAGATGAACGCACCACCGTCTGCAACAGGTGGGAGACGGCGCCATTAGGCTTTATGGACTAGACTTCCAGTCCGTTTGCTTCAGTTTCCGAGGCGGCTGGTCCTTCACTCGGTGGCCACCACCCCCACATGCTTGCAGTTCCGCATTTGCTGCAGGTGACTTGGCTGGCAACAAGGCCTTCCGAGCCACAGCATTCGCACCTGAAAGCTTTCTGGATGCCGTAGCCGAGGGTGCGATGGAGATCTGTTGAGATACTCTCCAGGCGATTCCTGATCTCCAGGATGTCTCTCTCATTGGACTGTATCTCTTGCGGGAGTGATTCGACGGAGGCGTTCACATTTGCCAGATTCCCCTCCAGTTGACTGATCCTATCCTCGAACCCCTCATTTCCAGTCGTCTTTCCTGAATGGTCAGAGCTTACTTGCTCCAGCCGGCTTTCCAGTCGGTCAATGGAAACCCTGAGTGAACCGAGGACATCCTTGAAATCCTCTGAGAGGACTTGCGTGTCACCGCTGACTTTCGCCAGCCCTGTCTCCACCTGAGCGATTTTCCCTGAGGCTGCTTCCACTTGGGCAAGGCGCTTTGCCATGTCATCAACTGCATTTCGCAGAGAGCCAAGAGAGGCCAGAACAGGGCCATCTTGAGCATCGTTCGGTTTGTTGTGGCGGCGGAATATCCTCCGCAATCGACCCGACTTCCGTTTCGACTCCCCTTTCGGCATATCCTTCGCATTATCCAGAGGTGTAGCCGCTTCTTCGTTTGCTGGTGTGGCCGACTCTTTGTCCTTCTCCTCCGATGCCTTCTGGCGGCGGCGGAAGATACTCCGTAATCGACCGGATTTCAGTTTTGAGTCTTCTTTTGGCGTCTCTTTCACATCACCCAGAGGTGTAGCGACCGCTTCGTTTGCTGGTGTGGCCGACTCTTTGTCTTCCTCCAATGCCTTCTGACTCCGCCGGACTACCTTCAACAGCCGTCCCACCAGCCTTCGTAGCGGCGGGCTGGTATCGTAGACCGCCACTGACAACAATAGCGTCACCACGAAGAGAGCGGCAAGTACGACAGTGCTTTCCATTGCTTATCCTTGGCTTATTCAGAGATACGACTATCTGCTTGATACCGTGGCGTTCTTGACCACTACCTCAAAGATTTTCGATTCCCGGTTGGTAATCGGGTTGGCGACGAAGTTAAGATACTGCGTTGGTTCAAGTTTGCCCCCATCTGCAAATCGTCCATCGCTGCCTTCCCAGATCGTATCCCCGTTTCCATCTTTCACACGGTAGACAATGTCCTGGAACCGAACTGTCTTGTTTGAGATATTTCGGATTCGGCCTTGAACCAACGAAACAGACCATGCCTGTCCCGTCACGCCATCCCAATCAACTTTCAATTCAGGCGGTCCAATGAAAACCGCCTCAAGTTCTGTCCCGCTACCCCTGACTATGCCGATTGCCCCCTTGCTCTGGTTTGGATCGTTGCGGATCATGAAACCCACCGACGCACCCATCACCACGATCACCAGAATGCAGATTGCGATCTTGGTTCTGGTCAGTGCTCTTCGCTGTGCCCTTTCGCCGATAGTTTCATGCATGTCGCTCGATTAGCCTGTCCAGAGGGTCAACTTAGCTTCTGCAGAGATATTTCCATGCGCTCCGAAATAGCGGAGATGTTTACATTGACGTCCTCGATCTTGTAGGTCATGTCTTGCACTGATTCGGCAGACTTCTCCACCTGCTGAGCCACAATGCCGAAACCGTTGAACCCGCTTCTGCTTGAGAAGGTGCTCTGTCTAACACCATCTGGCTCGTAACCATTTCTAGTACACTTCCTTTCTTACCTGAGGAATCTGTGATTAGCTAGCCGGCAGGTCTCTCTTTTTGTGCTGTGAGGCATGCCTGCATTCACAGCTCTCTCTGTTTATCCCGTTCAAAGTTCAGCCTATCACGAGCGCAGGCAACAATAAATGGAGCACTCACTAATCTCGTCTGAAGGCAAGCACTCAATAGTATTAAGGGTTTTCCCGGAGTGATTGTGGTCGTAAGGATACAGAGATATCAGGGCTGAAGCAGAATCCCAATTCGCCGGGCGCCCCGGCAGTTGCGGTGACTTTTGGCGTGCTGTAAATGATATCAATTTTGCTCGTAGCGTCAGGCTATTTTTGTTCAGTGATATCCTTCGAGCTCCCCAATGTCGCTAAATGCCCATTGTAGGTGATAGAAGTAACCGTCTCATAGAACCATCGGATTTCCCCATCCTTGGTGATCCCCCGAAATTCATAGCCAGAGGAGCGCTTCCCTTTCAGTATGTCGATTGCGCTTTTTCTGACCATTTCCTTGTCCTCCGGATGAACACGGCTGATGGGATCGATATCCAGGAGTTCTCCTTCTGTAAAGCCGATATCTTGCTGGAACCGGGGATTGGCAAACCTGAATCGTCTTCCCTGGACGATATACGTGCCAACCGGCGAGTTATGAGCCTTGGCTTCGTATACATCGTTTAGCTTCCATTTGTTGGGAGTAGAGTTCATGATAAGCACAGCTGTTCTGTGGTTCCTGTCGGAATCCTGGAAATGGGTCACCATAACCTCGGCCATGAATATCCTGCCCTTCCTTGTCTTGACCGGGCACTTTTCATTCATGGTGCGAACGCCACAGGGATGTCGCCCAAGAGCGGCATCAAAGAGTGAAAACTCCTTCGGCAATCCGGCAGGTATAATGTCTGTCAAGCTCTTTTCCAGCATCCCCTTTTGGCTGTACCCCAACATCCTCAGGGCAACTCCGTTGCAACCGATAATTTTCCCTTCCGTATCTGCCCAGACGAGGGCATCCGAAAAGCTGTTCAAGAGCATGGCAAGGGAATCTTTCCGGGCGCTTATAGGGTTATTTATGACGATTGATTTTGGCATATCTCTCCATTATTGATGGTTGGCTCGCCCGTTATGCTATTTGGTCAGCAGCGTAACGGGCTAATTACAGTGGTTTCTTGTGGTACTAATCTTGCCACCCTGAACCCATCATTAATAGGGGGTAAATATGTGTTTTGGGAGGGGTTTTCACCCATTTCTATCTTGGGGTCTGCCATAACACCATGGCGCACGAGTGTGGGACCGAAAAGCAGAAAAGAGGGGGAGGGATGGTTCTCAGTGAGATCGACCTGGTCCAGCCCTTAAACCTGTTTTGGGACCGAAAAATAGAAGCTGCTTCCTTCGCCCAGCTTGCTCTTAACCCAGATTCTCCCGCCATGCAACTCCACAACAGTTTTGGCGAAGAGCAACCCCAACCCTTTGCCGCCGGCACGGCGCACTGTTTCGCTATCAGCCTGGTAGAACCCATCGAAGATCAACGTCTGATCCTCCTCGGAGATGCCGATACCCTGGTCGCGCACTTCAAAAATCACTTCTGCGGTCTCGTCGCTGATCACAATATCAATGGGGGATCGGGGCGGCGAGAAGTTGCCGGCGTTGGTGAGCAGGTTGACCAGCACTTGCTTGATGCGATATTTATCTGCCCACATGGACGAGACGGATGGATCAATCGAGATGTTCACTGATTGAGTTTTTCTGGCGGTGAGGGGCGATACGGATTCGACGGCCTCATTGACCAGTTTTCGACAATCAGCTTTTCCGCGCACAATCTGCATCTCTCCCGTCAGCACCTCGGCGATCGGGTAAATATCATCAGCAACCCCTACCAGCCTGGCGGTGGCTCGGACTATGTTCCCGATAAGTCTCTGCTGGGTTTCAAAGTTCAATGCATTGATATCGGATTCCTGCAAGAGCCTGGAGGAGGATCTCAGTGAGGTGAGAGGAGTTTTCAGTTCGTGGGATAGAATATAGAGAATTCGGGATTTGAGATGACTCAGCCTGGCCAATTCCGCTACGTTCTTCATTTCCACAGCGCCAAGCCGCGCCCTCTCCAGTGAAATCGTTACCTGGTGAGCGAAGACCAGCACAATTCGTTTCTCTGAATCTGAGAGTGCCTTGCCGGAGGTTCTACCGAAGACCATAACACCAAATTCCCTATCGGGTAACGCCAGCGGCAGTAGATTGATGCCGGCCATTCCGAGCTCTGTGATCACGGTTTCCAGGAGCGGGTCACCCTTCGCCAGGTCTTTGAAAATAGTGAGATCATCCAGGAACAAGGTTTCCCTTTCCCTGAGCACCTTCTCTAACAGGCCGCCGTCTTTGGTCAATTCAATCTTCCGGTGGCTCAGGGAATTCGTCAGTCCTTGATCGTCGTCTTCCGGCCCCTGCCCTTTCTTCGGGCTAACGAACACTCTGGCCTCCAGGCTGTTGCCATCTTCGTCAGCCATCAATATCCAAACCAAATCGCTGGCCAGGATTTCCCGAATGCTGTTGGCGGCGATTCGCAGAATTTCTTCAGCGGATAATGCACTTGCCAGAGCCGTTCCTGCGGCCTGCAATTTCCTTAGCAGGCCGTGCTCTGCCCGAAGACTTTCGCTCATTTGCAGATTGCGGACCATTGTATTAAATGAGATAGCCAGGCGGCGGACTTCTCTGGTTCCGGAAACCGGTGCTCGATAGGTGAAATCGCCGGAGCCGACTTGTTCGGCCCCGATCGAAAGAATATGAAACGGCTTTGTGGTCCTTTGGATGAGCAAGGCGCTAACTATGAGGAATAGAATAAATCCGCCAGCTATGCCGATTAAGCCCTTTCTCAAGGCGTCCCGCATCGGGGCAAAGGCCTCATCGGTAGTCTGGCTCGTGATTATGTGCCAGACGTGTTCTCCCAGGTATGGAGAAATATCGAGAGTAGCTTTTGCCGCCAGCACCTTGTCTCCCTCATTGTTTTTATATTCAAATAGCTCAATGCTGCCGGGATATTGTGTTGTCCGAATGTTCTTCCGGGCATAAGTGAACTGGGCGGTCAGTTCGCCGTGATCGGGATTGGGAATGGTAATGAATGTGTAGCTCTCATCAACAATGCTGGTCCATCCGGTTTCACCCAGCGTGGCAGTTTCAGTGATCGCCCAAATAGTATTCATCTCCATCTGTGCGACAATGACTGCGGTAACGTTTTGGAGAACATCCTTTACCGGAGCCGCGTATTCCATGGCGAGCTTGGGGGTGTTCAACACGCCATGAGGTGGAGAGACCGAGATATTACCCGCGACAGCTTCTCTAAACCAATCCTGCCCACTCCAATCGCCCTGGTAGTCTTGGTCCGAGGAGATAATCATGTTGCCATCAGGATCAACGAGTGCAATATCCGTGAACCTTTTGTTTATAATATCATTTA
The Dehalococcoidia bacterium DNA segment above includes these coding regions:
- a CDS encoding zinc-dependent alcohol dehydrogenase family protein gives rise to the protein MKAMLLKRLGSLKENEDRLELTEVPIPVPKAGELLLRVSSCGVCHTELDEIEGRTPPPKLPMILGHQVIGRVEKNPNSAGSFKPGDRVGIGWIYSACGKCKFCQEGNENLCPEFRATGRDTNGGYAQYMIAPESYLHAIPAVFSDSEAAPLLCAGAIGYRSLKLTGLKDGQILGLTGFGASAHLVLQMARHRFPRSPVFVFARSEKERRFARELGAAWADDIAEDPPQQLDCIIDTTPVWKPVIESLRKLQPGGRLVINAIRKEEIDKNSLLQLDYPRHLWMEKEIKSVANISRADIRDFLQLAAAIPIKPEVQEFPLEEANKALAELKAGNVHGAKVLRME
- a CDS encoding methylmalonyl-CoA mutase family protein, translating into MSTNKKEWREKTLNPALKKSKGWKEQFKTTSGIVLDDVYAPDDMSGFDYNRDLGYPGEFPFTRGVQPTMYRGRMWTMRQYAGFASAEESNKRYRYLLEQGQTGLSVAFDLPTQIGYDSDAPMSEGEVGKVGVPIDTLADIETLFKDIPLGKVSTSMTINSTAPVLLAMYIALAKKQGVDLAKLDGTIQNDVLKEYIARGTHIFPPEPSMRLITDIFQYCRDNVPKWNTISISGYHIREAGSTAAQEIAFTLADGISYVQAAIDSGLDVDDFAGRLSFFFAANTNLLEEVAKYRAARRLWARIMKDRFKAKNPKSMMLRFHTQTCGHTLTAQQPINNIVRVTIQAMAAALGSTQSLHTNSWDEAYATPSADAVTIALRTQQIAAYEGCIGDTVDPLGGSYVVESLTTALEEKAKQYLDKIDELGGALAAIEKGYQQREIQESSYRAQKDIETGEKIVVGLNKFVSASPKIENIIRVDATEAAKQKKRLAKVKSERDNQKVAQSLAKLEQVAKGTENTMPVFIECVEAYASLGEICGVLRNVFGEQKEFLVF
- the ftsZ gene encoding cell division protein FtsZ; translated protein: MAEDEVKAAAPKAKKKKPSKPKKPAGFVKGKFGVANMTVVGVGGGGCNTVSRLMEEHPIGINFVCVNTDAKALQNLQGDNLIVIPIGELLTKGFGAGGRPEVGAQAAESNRAALKQVLSGSDIVFITTGLGGGTGTGAAPVVAEMAKKVGALTIAMVTLPFSWEGHKRMKTALSGLSKLRDHVDNVILINNDMMTKLVPSNATMQEAFKIADSCLTEGILVVNEIVNQPGEINVDLADVKVVLELPGNALMTIGEAAGKDAALAAAENAIRNPMLDLSVAGAKGILFTIKSGPKLTLNEVNAAGKRIAQSVSKDATIFFGMSLKPEMQNKVRFTIIATGIPDSKSVSSVTGKA
- a CDS encoding serine hydroxymethyltransferase; translation: MSLEKIDPEIASIIKKEENRQCNNINLIASENYTSKAVLQAQASVLTNKYAEGYPGKRYYGGCQFVDQAEALAIKRAKELFKSEYVNVQPYSGAIANMAAYMTLINYGDTIMGMELAHGGHLTHGSPVSFSGRFFKVVSYGIDKETGRINYDEVEKSALKNMPKLIVVGSSSYPRILDYERFRRIADKVNAKLFVDMAHEAGMIAAGVHPTPVPYADIVTFTTHKSLRGPRGGLILCREQYGAMADKWVFPGLQGGPFMHIIAAKAVCFLEASTPEFVAYQKSVMENAKVLADELMAQGLKLVTGGTDNHRVLVDLTSTTVTGKMAEAALGEVNIVVNKNAIPFDPKPPFTTSGIRLGTPAVTSRGFGLNEMRKIAQFIAKVISNIGDEKVYRQVRQEVDEINRRFPTPGITA